The Pseudophryne corroboree isolate aPseCor3 chromosome 2, aPseCor3.hap2, whole genome shotgun sequence genome has a segment encoding these proteins:
- the LOC135051181 gene encoding prostatic spermine-binding protein-like has translation MNPKVVILVTAMALLCLAPLGKADEDKDDKKSDKEKEEKDSEEGSEEGSDEDSDENSDEDSDEDSDKDAGDKKEGNDRADENEGK, from the exons ATGAATCCAAAAGTGGTAATACTGGTGACAGCGATGGCCCTTCTCTGCCTTGCACCACTTGGGAAAGCAGATGA GGATAAAGATGATAAAAAATCTGATAAAGAGAAAGAGGAAAAGGATTCAGAGGAAGGTTCAGAGGAAGGTTCAGATGAAGATTCAGATGAAAATTCAGATGAAGATTCAGATGAAGATTCAGATAAAGATGCTGGTGATAagaaggagggcaatgacagagctGATGAAAACGAG